Proteins encoded together in one Miscanthus floridulus cultivar M001 chromosome 16, ASM1932011v1, whole genome shotgun sequence window:
- the LOC136510485 gene encoding phosphatidylglycerophosphate phosphatase PTPMT1-like, which yields MRIRELRDGLEVEDDEREEEGLWGGGGDGEVVAVVRLRAKRVLVGAGARVLFYPMLLYNVLRNRFDGEFRWWDRVDKYVLLGAVPFSSDVPRLKQLGVIGVVTLNEAYETLVPTSLYQAHGINHLEIPTRGYLFAPSLEHICRAVDFIHCNEMQGGSTYVHCKAGRGRSTTIVLCFLIKYRNMFCSCMVVLQNLLQ from the exons ATGAGGATTCGGGAGCTCCGGGATGGGCTGGAGGTGGAGGACGATGAGCGGGAGGAGGAGGGATTGTGGGGTGGTGGCGGCGATGGGGAGGTGGTCGCGGTTGTGCGACTGCGGGCGAAGCGCGTGCTCGTCGGCGCCGGCGCGAGGGTCCTGTTCTATCCGATGCTTCTCTACAACGTGCTCCGCAACCGTTTCGATGGCGAGTTCCGCTGGTGGGATCGCGTCGACAAG TATGTTTTGCTAGGTGCTGTTCCGTTCTCTAGCGATGTTCCCCGCCTAAAGCAACTTGGTGTAATAGGTGTTGTTACACTGAATGAAGCCTATGAAACTCTGGTTCCAACATCCCTATACCAG GCTCATGGAATCAATCATCTCGAAATTCCCACAAGGGGCTACCTGTTTGCCCCCTCCCTGGAGCATATTTGTCGGGCAGTGGATTTTATCCATT GTAATGAAATGCAAGGTGGTAGCACCTATGTCCACTGTAAGGCTGGAAGGGGACGAAGCACTACTATAGTTTTGTGTTTTTTG ATCAAGTATAGAAATATGTTCTGTTCTTGCATGGTAGTGTTACAGAATCTTCTGCAGTAG